The Candidatus Nezhaarchaeota archaeon DNA window GGGTTCTAATGCCATCTATGGTTGATGAGATTAGGCTAGCTACTTGATTAGCAAGAGATGGATCGTTGCATTTTACCAGGACTTGAGATACCAAGCCCTGCCTTCCAGTAATATATTGCGCATCTGCAAGAGTCATGTAGCCGGAAAGCTCTTGAAAGCTCACCCCGCTTTCAAATATCCCGACTACCTTGAATATTGTATCTTCACCTTCACTGGTTGATAGTACAATAGATGAACCTATCGTCAGGTTTAAGAGTTCCGTTAGCGTCCTTCCGAGGACTATTTCACCATTACTCGATAAGAACCTTCCCTCGGCTATTCTTAGTCCGCCCGTTACCACTTCGTACGACGAGGGCTCGATGCCATAGATTGTAACTCTCCTCCCGCTAATCGAGGTGCTAAACGATAATTGAGGTGAGACAGCGTATACCCCCGGGATGCTGCGTATAACATCCACTATTGATTGATCTAGCAGGCTTGGTCCTACGAAAACCTCTGGGGATCCTCTTAAGCCTCCAAGAGTAGTGGCGTTGGTTACTACTATGTCGGCTCCGCTTAGAGCTCGAATCATAACTCTAGCTTGACTTTCCATGCCTGAAGCGAGCGATAAAAGTATCAGCATCATGCTTACGCCCACTACTATCCCTAAGACCGTTAGCGCTGTCCTAAGCCTTCTACGTCTCAAATTTTTAAAGGCCATCTCCCAAGCAAGTACCATGACGTATCCACAGGTAGGGGGTACGTCAAAGCTTTATAAGTCCTCCTCTCGATTTGAGAGTTAAACGATCCTATCTTAAGTTCAAATATAGGGACCTATAGCTTTGAGATTCTAGTTATGCGTCGGCACGTAGGAGTCGCGGCATGTAGTTAGCCTTCAACTTAAATTTCCTAGTGGTAAGACTAGCCTAGAAGGGTTATGTCCCTTGAAGGCCATGATCCTTGTTAAAGGATAGTTAAAATACCATAAGTGAGGTAGTTAAAAGAAGCCTAGTGCAACCTTGTCCAAGCAGTACTCGCCATGGTATGCATAATCCTAGGTATCATGATTATCCTAGACTAGAACTAGCTAAGTATACTAACAGCCTAGTCCTCTAGAAGGAGCGCTGTCACTCATAGAACATATAGAGCTGTTTAATCGTGATTTCACTTTAAACAAGCTTTCTTTTATCACCTGTTGAGCAATCATGAATGCATACATAGGTCAGGAGCCTTTAGTAGGATAAGAACTATGTGAGTGCAGAATCTACATGGTAAAGTTGAGGAGATCATGCACTAAATAACGTACATGGTCA harbors:
- a CDS encoding ABC transporter permease, whose amino-acid sequence is MVLAWEMAFKNLRRRRLRTALTVLGIVVGVSMMLILLSLASGMESQARVMIRALSGADIVVTNATTLGGLRGSPEVFVGPSLLDQSIVDVIRSIPGVYAVSPQLSFSTSISGRRVTIYGIEPSSYEVVTGGLRIAEGRFLSSNGEIVLGRTLTELLNLTIGSSIVLSTSEGEDTIFKVVGIFESGVSFQELSGYMTLADAQYITGRQGLVSQVLVKCNDPSLANQVASLISSTIDGIRTLTPSVTVERASQVLSSLTMFFVTIGLVALVAGSFGVVNTMMMSVTERTWEIGVLKAIGAKDRDIMKMFLAESLLIGLLGGCIGVLIGMVLAYVFPALTAGLFSYGVTPFWTRGPIVGGRTLTNIVLATPLITPLNIATCLLLGALVGILAGLYPAWRASRLRPAEAMRRA